A single genomic interval of Deltaproteobacteria bacterium harbors:
- a CDS encoding cytochrome c encodes MDLPYYPVNDFEPLMKGMVIGGMGIVHVFLAQFAIGGGLLMCYFQWLAHTRRVPHARKFLEGYFQFLVLVSFVVGALTGVGVWFTSIQVSPRTIGLMVDEFHWVWATEWTFFCLEVVAGYAFYRYAPVLTDRSRMTLLLLYSAAAWFSLFWINGILSWQLTPGRWTATQQVWSGFFNPSFWPSLIFRTIVAMTIAALVACAVINAMPDLDRHARTMLINRAANFLAPMALMPALGAWYLLVIPRDSRVWVLGGSAAMTMFLMLAVGTSLLIGLYAAVGLIRQKLYINGATATLLVALAFGATAGGEFVREGVRKPYTVRDILYSNAMTQPDVERLRRVGSVTHDPYPLRDAASYPNDQIRLGAKVYRFQCSVCHTLAGANGIIHLAGSWTVEQKRMNIAKLQRTKAFMPPFAGTAAELEALVQMLSWVKRGRPATWPLADDPDTLAQIDRWLAEAGTAPGIARRAYRAAGVR; translated from the coding sequence ATGGATCTGCCGTATTACCCAGTGAACGACTTCGAGCCGCTGATGAAGGGGATGGTCATCGGCGGGATGGGCATCGTCCACGTGTTTCTGGCGCAGTTTGCCATCGGGGGTGGCTTGCTGATGTGCTACTTCCAGTGGCTGGCGCACACCCGCCGCGTGCCGCACGCTCGGAAGTTTCTCGAAGGGTACTTCCAGTTTCTCGTGCTCGTCAGCTTCGTGGTCGGCGCGCTCACCGGCGTCGGCGTGTGGTTCACGAGCATCCAGGTGAGTCCGCGTACCATCGGATTGATGGTCGATGAGTTCCACTGGGTGTGGGCGACCGAGTGGACGTTTTTCTGTCTCGAGGTGGTCGCGGGCTACGCCTTCTATCGCTACGCGCCGGTGCTGACCGATCGCAGTCGCATGACCCTGCTGCTGCTGTACTCGGCCGCCGCCTGGTTCAGCCTGTTCTGGATCAATGGCATCCTCTCGTGGCAGCTCACGCCCGGCCGCTGGACGGCGACGCAGCAGGTGTGGAGCGGCTTTTTCAATCCCAGCTTCTGGCCTTCGCTGATCTTCCGCACTATCGTCGCGATGACGATCGCCGCCCTGGTGGCCTGCGCGGTCATCAACGCGATGCCCGATCTCGATCGCCACGCCCGCACGATGCTCATCAATCGCGCCGCCAACTTCCTCGCGCCCATGGCGCTGATGCCGGCGCTCGGGGCCTGGTACCTGCTGGTCATCCCGCGCGACAGCCGCGTGTGGGTGCTGGGCGGCAGCGCCGCCATGACGATGTTCCTCATGCTGGCGGTGGGCACCTCGCTACTCATCGGCCTGTACGCGGCCGTCGGGCTGATTCGCCAGAAGCTTTACATCAATGGGGCGACCGCAACGCTGCTGGTCGCGCTGGCATTTGGTGCCACCGCTGGCGGCGAGTTCGTGCGCGAAGGCGTCCGCAAACCGTACACGGTTCGCGATATCCTGTACTCCAATGCGATGACGCAGCCAGACGTCGAGCGGCTGCGCCGCGTCGGCTCGGTCACCCATGATCCGTACCCGCTGCGCGATGCGGCGAGCTACCCGAACGATCAGATCCGGCTGGGCGCCAAGGTCTATCGCTTCCAGTGCAGCGTCTGCCACACGCTCGCAGGCGCCAACGGAATCATCCACCTCGCCGGGTCGTGGACCGTGGAGCAGAAGCGGATGAACATTGCCAAGCTGCAGCGGACCAAAGCCTTCATGCCGCCCTTCGCCGGCACGGCGGCTGAGCTGGAGGCCTTGGTGCAGATGCTCTCGTGGGTCAAGAGGGGCCGCCCGGCCACTTGGCCGCTGGCGGACGATCCGGACACGCTCGCGCAGATCGACCGCTGGCTGGCCGAGGCGGGGACGGCGCCAGGGATTGCGCGCCGCGCATACCGCGCGGCCGGGGTGCGCTGA
- a CDS encoding GIY-YIG nuclease family protein yields MDKQFCVYTLASKRNGTLYIGVNSQLATRVWQHKSKVVEGFSAKYGVDKLVYYEAQGCAETAIVRGEAAEEVAPRAWKMTNCVPFGHGPRPDSTRYCQTGEDLPGRLHVTHRFVAHPCSAAVLQRAGLVPHRMISYLLIGSDEGRNGDEKHEATRDKW; encoded by the coding sequence ATGGACAAGCAGTTCTGCGTTTACACCCTGGCCAGCAAACGGAACGGCACGCTGTACATTGGGGTGAACTCACAGCTGGCAACGCGGGTGTGGCAGCATAAGAGCAAGGTCGTGGAGGGTTTTTCGGCCAAGTACGGCGTTGACAAGCTGGTCTACTACGAAGCGCAGGGCTGCGCAGAGACCGCAATCGTGCGGGGAGAAGCAGCTGAAGAAGTGGCGCCGCGCGCCTGGAAGATGACAAATTGCGTCCCTTTCGGCCATGGGCCTCGGCCTGACAGTACACGGTACTGTCAGACTGGTGAGGATTTGCCCGGTCGGCTGCACGTTACCCACAGATTTGTCGCACACCCATGTTCGGCCGCCGTGTTGCAGAGGGCGGGACTTGTGCCACATCGCATGATATCTTACCTGCTCATCGGATCAGACGAAGGAAGGAATGGAGATGAAAAGCATGAAGCGACACGCGACAAATGGTGA